From Thermococcus sp.:
TAAACCTCGCCGAAACGGCGGTGGAGATGTTCCTGAACTACCCATTCGTATAGTGCGTACTCCTTCAGCTTGGTCCCACTCCACAGAGCGAAGAGCCTCGCCAAGAGGGGATCACGGAAGAAGAACTTCTTCTCGCGCTTATAGAGTACTTGATTTCCCTGCTTGAGGTAGGATATCCCAAGGATGTAAAGCTCGGTGAAGAACTCGATGTAATCTTGGATTACCTTGTAGGAGTAGCCGGAGGTCATCCCGGCCAAGGCTCTAAAGCTAGTCGCCGAGGGAGCGCTCCTAATTACGGCCGAAAACGTCTCCTTCGCTATCTCAAGGCTTTTTCCAAAGCGGACAATCTCTCCTATGTATGCCCCGAGGAGATCGTCCATCGGGAGGCCGTTTATTGAAGCAGGGAATCCACCGGTAGTCAAGTAGTCTTCGAAGAACTTCAGGACTTTTTCCCTGTGAAGTTCCGGCTTTTTAAGCCCCATTATCTCCACGTACTCTGGAAATGAGAGTGGCATGACCTCTATGGTCTTTCCGCTCCCCCTCCTGCCCGGGAAGAGCTCGATGTCCCTCTTGACCCTCAGGGAGCTTGATCCCGTAACTGTCACTACGTTATTCTCCAGAAGGCCGGTGTCAATGAGTGGTTTAACCCCGCGCCACCATCCTTCGAGAGAGGTAACCTCGTCGAGGAAAACATAGCCAGTCTTAATATCTTCTTTCGCCTTAAGCTCCTGGAACTCGCGGAGGAGATTTAAGAGCTCTCTGTGGCTTGGAAGAACCTCGACGTTGATGTAGAGGATTGACTCTGGGGGGTTATCCTTCAGGAGTTCTTGAATCAGGAGTTTTATCCCGGTGGTTTTCCCAACCTGCCTTGGGCCGAGGACGAAGTTGAGGGAGAACGGCTTAAGCGAGAGTCTATCCAGCCATTTTGGCCGCCAGTGGAATCTCTGCTCTTTCCAGCGCCTCACGTGGTAGTCCTCCTTCCCATCCCACCAGGGGTTCATGTAAATGAGATCGCCCACCCTCATAGGGACACCTGAGAACTGATAGTTCTCAATTATTTATAAACTTTGAGAACTCGAAGTTCTTAGGGTTTAAAAATAAAGAAATCAGAGCTTGATCGATATCTTGGCCTTGTCGCTCTTCTTGAGCTGGAGTGTTATGAGCATCTTCCTCAGCTCGCTGTAGCGCCTGT
This genomic window contains:
- a CDS encoding ATP-binding protein; translated protein: MRVGDLIYMNPWWDGKEDYHVRRWKEQRFHWRPKWLDRLSLKPFSLNFVLGPRQVGKTTGIKLLIQELLKDNPPESILYINVEVLPSHRELLNLLREFQELKAKEDIKTGYVFLDEVTSLEGWWRGVKPLIDTGLLENNVVTVTGSSSLRVKRDIELFPGRRGSGKTIEVMPLSFPEYVEIMGLKKPELHREKVLKFFEDYLTTGGFPASINGLPMDDLLGAYIGEIVRFGKSLEIAKETFSAVIRSAPSATSFRALAGMTSGYSYKVIQDYIEFFTELYILGISYLKQGNQVLYKREKKFFFRDPLLARLFALWSGTKLKEYALYEWVVQEHLHRRFGEVYYYRNSYEVDAVAGDLKVEVKAGKAHRKYPKNVRVLEKEDVPFFLLELTPP